CAAGCCAGCTACGTTGGAAACTGGTGCAATTATTCAGGTACCATTCTTCGTTAAGGCCGGTGACAAGCTGATTGTTAACACCGTTGACTCCACTTACGTTTCACGGGCTTAATTTTTAGAAAAACTAATACCGGCAAACATGGAATTGGAGGAATGTCAAAATGGCTGACAGTAGCAATATTACGTTACAAAGCAAAGAACCCAGCTTAGGACAAATTCAAATTGCACCAGAAGTGCTTGAAATAATCGTTGGTATCGCGGTAAGTCAAATTGATGGCGTTAACCGGATGCAAGGGACGATTTCTTCCAGTGTAAATGAGTTGTTCGGTCGCAAGAAGAATCTTGGTAAGGGTGTCAAGTTAACAATCGTCGATGATCAGATTAGTGTTGATGTGTTCGCATACTTGGACTATGGTGTTTCGGTACCAAAAGTCGCTTTAGCGATTCAAGATAAGGTCAAGCAACAAATCTTATTTATGACCGACCTCGCCTTAAGTGAAGTCAATGTCCACATCACTGGTATCGTGACTGAGAAGACTGAAAGTGCCATTGATCCAAACAACTTGTTTGGTGATGAAGATACCCAGACCGATGAAAATGAAGATGGTGAAGAATCGTGAGTTTAACGCGTCATGAAATCCGGGAAAAAGCATTTCAAGCTTTATTCGCGTTGAATGCTAACCCAGACGCTGATGAAAATCAGTTGTTCCAACAGTTACTCAACCCTGAAGAAGCGGATGCAGTTGAAATTCCCGCATATTTAAGTACGTTAGTAACTGGTGTTCGTGAACATCAAGCTGAATTAGACGCTCAAATTCAGCCTTATTTAAGTCAGAAGTGGTCGTTGAACCGACTGGCTAAGACCGATTTGATTATCTTACGCATCGCGTTCTTTGAATTGCAATTTGTTGACGACGTTCCAGCTAAGGTCGCGGTTAATGAAGCAATTGAATTGACAAAGGCGTTCAGTGATGACCGCTCTCGGAAATTCGTTAGCGGGGTGCTTGGTAAAGTGGTTAAAAACCAAGCCAATTAGTCTAAAACCGAACAATCTTATGTTCTACCGTAAAAGTCTGGCGATTTGCCAGACTTTTTTTAATAACTTATTAGTAAACCGGTCATAAATCATTGTGGTGATATGCTAAAATAAGACCAGACAGAGAAAGAGGAGTGTGGCACTTGTGACGAAGATTATTGATGGTAAGGCAGTAGCTAAGAAAGTTAACGCGCAGACGGCAACGGCAGTAGCGGAATTGGCTGCTCAGGGAATTCAACCAGGGATTGCTGTAATTATTGTTGGGGACGATGCAGCCAGTCAAATCTATGTTCGAAATAAGAATCGTAAAGCCACTAAGTTGGGGATGCACTCCGTGGTGCGGCAGTTGCCAGCGACTACTAGTCAGGACGAACTGTTAGCCATTATTGCGGCATACAATGCGGATGACAGCATTCATGGCATCTTGGTGCAGTCGCCACTACCAGCCCAAATTAATGAACCATTGATCACGATGGCCATTGATCCTAAAAAGGACGTCGATGGTTTTCACCCGACGAACGTTGGTAAGTTGATCACCAATTTTCCAGGTAATTATCCTGTAGCAAATACGCCTCGCGGTATTATGACGATGTTGGCTGACTATGGGGTTGATCCGGCTGGTAAAACGGCGGTTGTTATTGGTCGGAGTACCATTGTTGGTAAGCCGATGGCCGCTTTGTTAACAAATGCTAACGCAACTGTAACGATTGCACATAGTAAAACAGCTGACCTAAAGGCGGTCGCCCGGACGGCGGATATCTTGGTGGTTGCAACGGGGATTGCACACCTGATCACTGGTGCTGATATCAAACCAGGCGCGACGGTCATTGATGTTGGCATGGATCGTGATGAAAATGGTAAACTAGTGGGTGACGTCGATTTTGATTCTGCTCAAGGCATCGCAGGGTTGATTACGCCCGTTCCTGGTGGTGTGGGCCCAATGACGATTGCCACCTTGATGCAGACAACGGTGGAACTTGCAAAGTGGAGTGATGTAAGTGAGTGAAAGTCAACAATATTTGACAGTGACAGCTTTAACTCAGTATTTAAAACGTAAATTCGAGGTTGATCCATATTTAGGTAAAGTGTACCTAACGGGGGAAGTTTCTAATTATCGTCCCCGGCCTAATACGCATCAATATTTCAGTTTGAAAGATGACCATGCCAAGATTTCAGCCATTATGTTCAAGTCGGCGTTTGCCAAGGTCAAATTTCAGCCTGAAGAAGGTATGAAGGTTCTGGTCGTGGGCCGGATTGGTCTGTATGAGCCCAGTGGTAGTTACCAGATTTATGTGGAACGCATGGAACCAGACGGCGTGGGTGCGTTGTATCAAGCCTACGAACAACTTAAAAAGAAATTAGCGGCTGAGGGCTTGTTTAGTGCACCCAAAAAGCCGCTTCCGCGCTTTCCAAGGCGAATTGCAGTGGTCACTAGTCGCAGTGGCGCAGTGATTCGCGATATTATCACGACTACTCGGCGCCGTTTTCCGATTGCGCAGATCGTTTTGTTTCCATCTCAAGTTCAAGGTGATGCGGCTGCGGCCGAAATTAGTCGGCAGATCGAACGTGCCAATGCGCAAGGTGATTTTGATACATTAATTATTGGGCGTGGTGGTGGTTCAATCGAAGATCTGTGGCCATTCAACGAAGAAGTGGTTGCGCGTGCAATCGCACAGAGTCAACTGCCAGTTATTTCATCCGTGGGGCATGAAACGGATACGACAATTGCTGACTTGGTCGCAGATGTGCGGGCGGCCACCCCAACTGCGGCTGCCGAATTAGCGGTACCAGTATATAACGATGTTTTATTACAATTAAAGCAAGACCAGACCCGCGTGTTCAATGCATTTCAGAATTTCGTTCAACGCGATCGACAACGACTTAATAAATTACAAACGTCGTACGTGTTTACTCAGCCGAACCGCTTGTACGAAGGGTATTTGCAGAAGTTAGACTTCTTAAATGAGCGACTTAAACAGGCTGGTCAAAATAACTTTAATCTGGCAAGCCAGCACTACCAGCGTGTTTTTCAACAATTACGACAGCAAACGCCGATTCACCAAGTTCGCCAGGCACAAACGCAACTGCTTAACTTGCAGCAACGGCTGAATCGGGGTACCCAGTTAGTCGTGCGGCAAAAACGGCAACAACTGACGCAGACCGTCCAATCGTTGGATCTACTTAGTCCGCTTAAAATCATGACGCGTGGTTACGCCTTTGTGACGGCGGATGAACAGGTGGTTCACGGGGTCAAACAATTGCAGCCAGAACAAACGGTTGCAATTCACATGGCTGATGGTGAGGCTCAGGCACAGATTACGAAGATTGATGGAGGAAAATAATGGCTGAACAACCAACTTTTGAACAGAATTTATCACAATTAGAGACGATCGTAAACCAATTAGAGCAGGGTGATGTTCCTTTAGAACAAGCCTTGGATCAATTTCAAAAGGGCGTGGCACTTAGCAAGCAGTTGCAAGCAACCCTTGAAGGTGCTGAAAAGACGCTCACTAAGATGATGAATGAAAATGGCGACGAAGTTCCATTTGAGCAAGCTGACGCCAATGAATAAGCAATTATTAACTGAATTTGAATCCAAGTGGCGTCCTCAGATTAATCAGTATTTAGATGAGCAGCTTCAAGCGTGTTCTGACCAATCAACCCTGACTGACGCCATGCGTTATTCGGTACTAGCAGGTGGCAAACGGTTACGGCCGTTATTGACGTTAGCCATTTTAGATACTTTTGATATCACAACGACGGCTGCAAACTTGCGGGCAAGTGTGGCCGTTGAGTTGATGCATACTTATTCGCTAATTCACGATGATTTACCGGCGATGGATAATGATCAGCTACGACGTGGCGAACCGACTAACCATGTTAAGTTTGGGGAAGACGTTGCCATTCTTGCAGGGGATGCTTTACAACCGTTGACTTTCGAATGGATTGCGGATAGTGGGTTACCGGCATCGATCGTCGCTAATCAAACCTTAGCATTAGCGCAGGCCACCGGACCTCGCGGGATGGTGGCTGGTCAAATTGCTGATGTCCTTGGAGCGGGACAACATCTGGCTTTGCCAGCCTTACAACAGCTGCATCGCGAGAAGACGGGGGCGTTAATTCACTACGCTGTCCAGGCAGGGTTGATTCAAGCTCAAGTGCAACCAGCCGTGCAGGAATTGCTATTACAATATGCTGATGCCTATGGATTGGCGTTTCAAATTTACGATGATATTTTAGACGTGACGAGTACGCCTGCTCAGTTAGGAAAAGCTACGCATAAGGATGCCGATGAGCATAAGAATACGTATCCAGGTTTGCTGGGGCTTGCAGGCGCACGAACAGCGTTAGAACAAGCGGTAACAGCTGCTCAAACGGCGTTAGTAAAAGCTAGTGCTGCTAGTCAACGAGGCATGGGCTTGCTTGCAGCTTTTCTAACGTATTTTACAGATTAAGGACTTAAATTTAGATGGAAAAAGAACGAGTTGACGTATTATTAGTACAACAAGGATTATTTGATACCCGCGAAAAGGCTAAGCGTGCCGTAATGGCCGGTGAAATCTTAGGTGTCAACGAAGAACGCTTAGATAAGCCGGGCATGAAGATCCCAGTGGCAACTGAATTACATTTGAAAGGCAAACCGATGCCCTACGTTTCACGTGGCGGTCTCAAACTTGAAAAAGCACTCAAAAGTTTTGAAATTGACGTGACCGACAAAACGGTCCTAGATATTGGCTCGTCGACTGGTGGTTTTACCGACGTGGTTTTACAAAATGGGGCAAAAATGAGTTACGCCTTGGATGTCGGTAGTAATCAGTTGGTCTGGAAGTTACGCCAAGATCCGCGCGTGGTTGTGATGGAACATACTAACTTTCGGTATAGTAAACTGGCAGATTTCACGCAGGGGCAACCTAACTTTGCGTCCATCGACGTTTCATTTATTTCACTACACTTAATTTTGCCCCCATTACACGCGATTATTGAAAACGGTGGTTCAGTCGTTGCCCTAATCAAGCCACAATTTGAGGCTGGTCGTGAGAATGTCGGCAAACACGGAATTGTCCGTGATCCTGCTGTTCATCAGGCGGTGTTGACAGATATCGTGGAATTTGCGCAAGCGAATGGTTATAACGTTCTAGGGCTTGATTATTCACCAATCAAGGGTGGTGAAGGTAATATTGAGTTTCTAATTCATCTACAAGCTACCGATGAAACACCACGGATTGCGCCGACTGTGTCGATTGAAAAAACTCAGGCGGCCGCTTATGAACAATTAAATCAAGCTTAAAATTGAAATCCGGACTTTCATATTTATGCATTTTGGCTTATGATGTGTTTAAATAAGTATGAATAGCTACCGGGGGTGATCGGGTGAAGAAGCAAGAGCGCCAACGCTACATTAAACGATTATTGAGTTCGAACGAAATTGAACGTCAAGAAGACTTTGTCAAGCTGTTACGTGCTGAAGATATTGACGTGACACAGGCAACCATTTCGCGCGATATTAAAGATATGCAGCTGGTCAAGGTTCCCTCGGCAACGGGCGGTTACCACTATAGTATGCCAGTTCAGAAACAAATGGATACGGAGAAAAAGCTCAAGCGGACACTGAAAGATGCTTATGTCTCGTATGCGACTCAGGATAAATTTGTCCTCATCAAGGTGTTGCCGGGTAACGGACCAGCACTAGCAACGTTGATTGAAGCAATGCATTATGACGAAATTTTTGGAACGCTAGGCGATGATGCTCACGTTCTGATTATTTGCAAGTCGTTAGCGATGACTTTAGAGCTACAACAAAAAATTCAACGCTTACTGAGTGATCACTAATTAGTAAGCTATCTTCGACCTGCTCACATGTGTGTCAGGTCGCTTTTTTTCAAAATTAACTAACGGATGCTGGTAACCAATTGCTTTTAAGGAGGGCTTGCAGTGTTACAAGAATTATCAATTACGAACTTTGCAATTATCGAACACTTAGACATTGCTTTTGAAGCCGGCATGACGGTTTTAACTGGTGAGACCGGTGCTGGTAAGTCAATTATTATTGATGCAGTCGGTTTATTAGCGGGTGGCCGCGGCTCGGCAGAGTTTATTCGGACCGGTGCTGATAAAGCCGTTTTGCAAGGCATGTTTATTTTGCCGGCTGACGGCGTGACGGCCCAATTGTTGGACGAAGCGGGGATCGAACATGCGGATAATACCGTCATTCTACAGCGCGAGATTACTAAAAGTGGCCGTAATACATGTCGCATCAATGGTATGCTGGTCAATACGACGACTTTGAAACAGATTGGTGAAACAATTGTTGATATTCATGGTCAGAATGAACATCAAGAGTTGATGCAACCTGAAAAACACCTGGGATTGCTGGACGAGTTTGCCGCCGCTAAAATTCGTAAATTGAAGCAGCGTTACCAGCAACAGTATGATCGTTATCAGCAGTTAAACCTTGAATTACGGCAAAAGAATGCGAATGAAAAAGAGTGGGCTCAACGCTTAGATATGCTGAACTTTCAAGTGGACGAAATCGCAGCAGCACAAGTCAAAGTGGGTGAAGAGGCCAGCTTGACTGCGGAACGTGACCGCTTGGATAATTACCAAATGATCAATCAAGCGCTTCAACAGAGTTACACATTGTTAGCTGCAGGCGAAGAGACGACTGGTGCGGTTGATATGGTCGGTACGGCGATGAATGCACTAGAACCGATTGCCAATTTGGACCCCGCCTTTAATGAGATTACCGTGAATGTCAAGAATGCCTTTTATGGGCTGCAGGATGCGGCCGGTCAGATTTCTAATCAGCTCGATTTGCAAGAATTCGACGAGGGTCGCTTGGATGAAATCGAACAGCGGCTGGACATCTTGGCCCAGTTAAAACGTAAGTATGGGGACTCTGAACAACAAATCTTAGATTATTACCAAAAAATCGCGGCTGAGTTAGCTAAGATGACTGACTCTGAAGAAAATAGTGAAGATCTGGCCCAGCGGGTCGCCGACCTGAAACAACAACTACTTACGACGGGCGAAGCGTTGTCCGATAAACGGCGGGCTGCGGCGAAAGTGTTACAACGACAGATCCATCAAGAACTCAAAGATCTGTATATGGATAAGGCAATCTTTGAAGTACGATTCAAACCGACTAAGGGTCAGATCTATCGGAGTGGTCTGGACAGTGTTGAATTTTATATTCAGACTAATCCTGGCGAGCGCATGCGGCCATTGGCCAAAATTGCGTCTGGTGGGGAACTCTCACGGATGATGCTGGCTTTGAAAACCATTTTTTCTGAATCACAGGGAATTACCAGTATCATTTTTGACGAAGTTGATACGGGTGTTAGCGGTCGGGTCGCTCAAGCGATTGCTGAGAAAATCAACGGCATTGCACACTTTTCACAAGTGCTCTGTATTACCCATTTGCCACAGGTTGCGGCGATGAGTGATCACCACTACTTCATTGCCAAGAAGATTACTGGTAAGCGCACGAAAACGAGTGTGACTAAGCTAGATAATGCGGCCCGGGTTCAAGAATTGGCACGCATGCTGGCGGGAACTAAGGTCACTAAGTTATCGCTTGAGCATGCGGAAGAGTTATTGCGACTGGCCGATGAGGAAAAAGACGATTAAGTTTAATTGATCGGTACCACAAGGGACGGACAACTATGGTCGGTCCTTTTTTGATGGTGTTAATTAGTGACGATGGTGTCGAGTGAGGTTTCGGTATTATTGCCAAGGCGACGATAATTCTTTACAATATAAAACGCAAATAGACGAAATATGGGTCAACGGACACGTTTTAATGAACTGTCGGGCTGGTTGGTAGTGGGTGGCTAATCTGAAGCTCCGACTACCAAAATATACCGTTAAAACGATAAAATGTTCAGTTTACATGTCATGACGTTTGCATTTTGCTTTCGTTATAAGTTATGCTTAATTACAGTACAGTTTATTCGGCAACGAAATAAACTGAGTAAATGATTGGAGTGATGAGGTTGTTTCTGACAATGGAACATTTGAATAAAACGTATCCTGGTGGCAAAGTAGCCGTTGAAGATTTTAATTTGGAAATCGAAAAAGGTGAATTTGTTTGTTTCATCGGGACGTCTGGTTCAGGTAAAACGACCACGATGCGGATGATTAATCGGATGTTAAGTCAGACTTCCGGTACCATTAAACTTAATGGTAAGGATATTAGCCAGATTGACCCGGTTAAATTACGGCGACAAATCGGTTATGTGATTCAAAACATTGGGCTAATGCCCCATATGACGATTCGAGACAATATCACTTTGGTACCACGATTGCTAAAGTGGCCCCAAGATAAAATGAATGAACGTGCTAAGAAGATGATCAAGCTGGTGGAATTGCCAGAAGATTACTTGGATCGGTACCCGTCGGAGCTTTCCGGTGGGCAACAACAACGGATCGGGGTTGTTCGGGCGTTAGCAGCAGACCAAGATTTAGTATTGATGGATGAACCATTTGGGGCGTTAGACCCGATTACCCGTGAATCTTTGCAAGATCTCGTTAAGGATTTGCAGGAACGCTTAGGTAAGACGTTCGTCTTTGTAACCCATGATATGGATGAGGCGTTAAAATTAGCGACCCGAATCGTAATCATGGATGGTGGCGACATTATGCAAGTGGATACGCCAGACGGTATCTTACGTCATCCAGCTAATGAATTCGTTGAGAACTTAATTGGTAAGGATCGTTTGATTCAAGCACGGCCAAGTATTACCACTGTTGGGCAAGTGATGTTGAAAGACCCAATTGCCACCACACCAGGAAAGTCATTGACGGTCGCATTACGACAAATGCATGATAAACGCGTTGACTCGTTGTTAGTCACCGATGAAGCCGGCATCTTGAAGGGTGTGATCGGCATTGAAGACGTTGATTACAACTTTAACTCGGCTACTAGTGTGGGCGACATTATGAAGACTGATTTGTTCTATGTTCAGTCAAATTCATTGATTCGGGATACGGTCGAACGTATTTTGAAACGCGGCTTGAAGAACATTCCAGTCGTAGATGAACAACATCGCCTGGTCGGAATTGTAACGCGGGCCACCCTGGTCGATATTGTTTATGATGCTCTCTGGGGTGATGAAGACGAAGATGAAGCTGAAAATAATATTCATCATGGGGAGGACGATGCGCCCGCTGAAGGCGGTGAACAGGCATGATAACTTTCCTACAAAACTACGGCATGCAGCTGCTGGTTAAGACGTGGCAACACTTGTATATTTCGGCGTTTTCATTGTTCTTAGGCATTATCGTAGCGGTTCCGATTGGAATTCTGCTTACGCGGGTGAAGCCGATTGCGAATGTGGTCATGTCAATCGCTAGTATGTTACAAACGATCCCAGCGATAGCGTTGTTGGCATTGATGATCCCGTTTTTCGGGATTGGTGCAATTCCAGCTATCATTGCGCTGTTCATCTATTCTTTATTACCGATTCTCCGCAATACCTATCTTGGACTGGAAGACGTTGATCCAGCCTTGATCGATGCGGCTAAGGGAATGGGAATGACCGGTTGGCAGTCAATTGTTAAAGTTGAGTTACCGATGGCAGCCCCAGTTATTATGGCTGGTATTCGATTATCCGCAACGTACGTTATTGCCTGGGCCGCGTTAGCATCATACATTGGTGCCGGTGGCCTTGGGGACTTTATCTTTAATGGGTTAAACCTCTATCGAACTGACTTAATTTTAGGCGGTTCAATTCCGGTGATTATCTTAGCCCTCATCGTTGATTGGCTGTTGGGTAAACTAGAAGCAGCGGTTACCCCAAGAACCACACAAGCGTAAGGGGGATTAAAGATGAAGAAAATTAAAAAGTGGTTGTTAGGTGTTTTCGCAACGGTCGCCAGTGCGTTATTATTGGCCGGCTGTGGCTTTCCGGGTTTGTCAGGAACTTCATCCGATACGATCCGGATTGCGTCACAAAACACGACTGAACAACAAATCATGGCGTACATGATTCAAGATATGATTAAGCATTATTCTAATTTGAATACGACGATCATTAACAATTTAGGTTCTGGGACGGTTAGTTTCAATGCCTTGAAGAATGATCAGGCTGATATTTCAGCGATTCGTTACACTGGGACGGACTTAACGACGATTCTGGGCGAAAAGATGGATCGGAGTAATATCAAGTCGATTGACCAAAAAGTTCGCTCACAGTTCAACAGCAAGTATCAAATGACCTATTTCCCAAGTTATGGGTTCGCAGATACCTATGCTTTTATGGTGACGAAAGCGACGGCTAAAAAATACCATCTAAATACGGTTAGTGATATGAAAAAAGTAGCCTCGAAGCTGACGGTCGGTTTGGATCAAATCTGGACTGAACGAAAAGGTGACGGTTATCCTGCCTTTAAGAAGTTGTATGGCTTTCAATTTGGGAAGACTTATCCAATGCAAATTGGTTTAGTTTATGATGCCTTGGAATCAGGTAAAATGGATGCCATCCTCGGATACTCGACTGATGGTCGGATTGGTAGTTATGATCTGAAGATTTTAAAGGATGATAAGAATTTCTTCCCACCATACAATGCGAGTGCGGTTGCAACGAACAAGATCTTGAAAGCTCATCCGAAGTTGAAGCCAATCTTGAATCGATTAAACGGTAAAATCAGCTTAAAGACGATGCAAAACTTGAACTATCAAGTTGATAATAACTTAGTGGAACCGGAAGTTGTGGCTAAACAGTTCCTTGAAAAACATAATTACTTTGAAGGGAGTGACAAATAATGGCTCAGATGAACTTGCTGCAACAGTTGATATATTATTACCAACAAAACGGTGTGTACGTGTTAAGCCAGTTCTCACGTCACTTCTTGATTTCAATTTATGGCGTGCTGTTTGCGGCAATTGTTGGGATTCCAATTGGCATTTTCATTGCCCATCATAGTCGGTTGAGTGCGACAGTGATCGCGATTGCCAATGTGATTCAAACGATTCCGTCACTAGCGATGTTATCAATCATCATGATTGGTTTGGGACTAGGTGTGAACACGGTAATCGTCACGGTCTTTTTATACGCATTGCTACCGATTATCAAGAATACCTATACTGGAATGCAAAATGTGAGTGCTAGTATTTTAGATTCCGGTAAGGGGATGGGGATGACGCGTTGGCAACTGTTACGAATGGTGGAGTTGCCACTGTCACTTTCCGTCATTATGGCTGGACTCCGGAACGCATTAGTGTTGGCTATCGGGATTACGGCCATTGGGACCTTCGTTGGTGCCGGCGGTTTAGGGGATATCATTATTCGAGGAACCAATGCTACGAATGGTGGTGCCATTATCTTGGCCGGGGCGTTACCAACAGCTTTAATGGCAATCATTGCTGATACGGTCTTGGCTTGGATTGAAAAGCGTGCTGATCCAACTCAAAAATAACGTCAGTGAGCGACAAGTAAAAGAAGCAATATAAAAATTAAGTTACTAAAAAAGATTGATTTACAGGTACTCCGTACTCACTCATTCAGGGAAGTCAGTGGAGCTGTAACATCAATCTTTTTGATTTGCATCAAAAACACCATGAGAATACGCAAGGTTGTATTGAACATGATTTCACCTTTTGATGCAAGTATTAATGATTAAACTAAACGCGTTTGATATAACGGATGGCGTCCGGGTCGACCAAGTGGGTCAGGTGTAACTGCCGATTAACTAGAACCAACTGACCACTAGCGAGGTTTTTTAACACTCCGTGAATATTATATGGTCGGGACTCAGTGAGCTGAGGCTGCATCTGGAGCATGATTTGATAGTGTTCCGTGTGCGCTTGAGCTAAGAACAAATCCCGCTGGAAAGCCGGCATCATTGGCAGTAACGGCGCAACGACGGTCGGGGCAGCAGTAAAGTCATCCATAAATTGGCGATAGGAAGCGTGTAAGTTCTTGGAAATTAGTTTCAAATTAGATTGTTGATTTTGCATATTAGCCACCTCGAACATTTGTTTGTGTTTCCATTATACGAACAGGCGTTCTAAAAAGCAAGCCTAAAATTTGAGAAAATTCACGAATAAAAATGAAAAAAAGCTGTGTAACCTTGATAATACTTGCAATATAGGGTTAAAAAGTGCAAAATAAACTTTAAAACATATTTTAATTAAGGGGAATTTGTGATCATGGCGAAACAAGGCATGTTAATCGTCTTATCAGGTCCTTCGGGTGTCGGTAAAGGTACCGTCCGCAAGGAAATCTTTGACTCAGATGATAACGATTTTCAATATTCAGTCTCGATGACGACGCGGCAAATGCGTCCGGGCGAAGTAGATGGCAAGGACTACTATTTTGTGTCCAAAGAAGAGTTCGAGGATGAAATTAAGAGCGGCGGTATGCTTGAATATGCCAAGTATGTTGACAATTACTATGGGACGCCCTTAAAATATATTAAGCAGTCGTTGGCGGCTGGCAAAGACGTTTTCTTAGAAATTGAAGTTAACGGGGCCATGCAAGTCCGCGAAAAAATGCCTGATGGCGTCTTCATTTTCTTGACGCCGCCGGATTTGATGGAATTGAAGCACCGCATCATTGGTCGTGGGACTGATGATATGAGTGTGATCAACAAGCGGATGGCAAAAGCGGTTGATGAAATCAAGATGATGCGTAATTATGATTATGCGGTTATCAATGATGAAGTTCCGCTAGCTGCTGAACGAATCAAGGCTATTATTCGTAGTGAACGGTTTAGTGTTAAACGGGTCATGCCCGAGTATGAAGAAATGTTAGGAGATGCGGAATCATGATCTTATATCCATCAGTTGATGACTTACTGAAGCAAGTTAATTCGCGTTACTCATTGATTATGTTAGCTAGCAAGCGGGCCCATGAATTGGACGCTGGTGCAGCACCAATGCTTAGCGAATACAAATCGGTTAAAACGATTGGTCGGGCCATGGAAGAAATTGCGGCCGGTGACTTAATGATCGATCCAGATGAAACTGACAAAGATTAGTAACAAAACGGTGTGCTGAGCCAGCTGGGGCTTGGCACTTTTTTTATGAAGAATGACGCGGACGTTCAGCTTCACGTTACTGTCGATTCTTGATACAATTGTTTTATTAAAGTGTAAAAATCTCGCTGGCACGGTTGCGAGATTTTTCAAAGGACGTGAAGAAGTGAGTATATGGACAAAACGCCATGTAACGGTAGTCGTTAGTGGTGGGATTGCGAGTTATAAAGCGTTAGTATTGATTCGTAGTTTGATGAAACAGGGCGCCGTCGTGCGAGTTGCGATGACGACCCATGCGGCAAAGTTTATCACGCCATTGACCTTTCAAACTTTAACGCAGCAGCCAGTGGTCATTGATGAATTCACAACGACTGACCCGCATCACGTCGTCCACGTCGCGTTAGCTGACTGGACTGAAGTGATGATTCTCGTTCCGGCTACCGCCAACTTGATTGCTAAGGTGGCTAACGGTCTAGCCGATGATGCCGCAACGACGACAATTTTAGCGACGACCGCACCCAAGTTTGTGGTGCCAGCAATGAATTCACATATGTACGCTAATCCAGCAACTCAGCGCAATTTGAAGCAGCTGACGACGGATGGGTTACACGTCTTAACTCCTGCTACGGGTATGTTGGCGGAAGGCTACAGTGGTCAAGGACGCTTGCCGGAACCAGCGGTGATTTTGGCCTGG
This Lactiplantibacillus plantarum DNA region includes the following protein-coding sequences:
- a CDS encoding arginine repressor; its protein translation is MKKQERQRYIKRLLSSNEIERQEDFVKLLRAEDIDVTQATISRDIKDMQLVKVPSATGGYHYSMPVQKQMDTEKKLKRTLKDAYVSYATQDKFVLIKVLPGNGPALATLIEAMHYDEIFGTLGDDAHVLIICKSLAMTLELQQKIQRLLSDH
- the recN gene encoding DNA repair protein RecN encodes the protein MLQELSITNFAIIEHLDIAFEAGMTVLTGETGAGKSIIIDAVGLLAGGRGSAEFIRTGADKAVLQGMFILPADGVTAQLLDEAGIEHADNTVILQREITKSGRNTCRINGMLVNTTTLKQIGETIVDIHGQNEHQELMQPEKHLGLLDEFAAAKIRKLKQRYQQQYDRYQQLNLELRQKNANEKEWAQRLDMLNFQVDEIAAAQVKVGEEASLTAERDRLDNYQMINQALQQSYTLLAAGEETTGAVDMVGTAMNALEPIANLDPAFNEITVNVKNAFYGLQDAAGQISNQLDLQEFDEGRLDEIEQRLDILAQLKRKYGDSEQQILDYYQKIAAELAKMTDSEENSEDLAQRVADLKQQLLTTGEALSDKRRAAAKVLQRQIHQELKDLYMDKAIFEVRFKPTKGQIYRSGLDSVEFYIQTNPGERMRPLAKIASGGELSRMMLALKTIFSESQGITSIIFDEVDTGVSGRVAQAIAEKINGIAHFSQVLCITHLPQVAAMSDHHYFIAKKITGKRTKTSVTKLDNAARVQELARMLAGTKVTKLSLEHAEELLRLADEEKDD
- a CDS encoding betaine/proline/choline family ABC transporter ATP-binding protein (Members of the family are the ATP-binding subunit of ABC transporters for substrates such as betaine, L-proline or other amino acids, choline, carnitine, etc. The substrate specificity is best determined from the substrate-binding subunit, rather than this subunit, as it interacts with the permease subunit and not with substrate directly.), whose amino-acid sequence is MEHLNKTYPGGKVAVEDFNLEIEKGEFVCFIGTSGSGKTTTMRMINRMLSQTSGTIKLNGKDISQIDPVKLRRQIGYVIQNIGLMPHMTIRDNITLVPRLLKWPQDKMNERAKKMIKLVELPEDYLDRYPSELSGGQQQRIGVVRALAADQDLVLMDEPFGALDPITRESLQDLVKDLQERLGKTFVFVTHDMDEALKLATRIVIMDGGDIMQVDTPDGILRHPANEFVENLIGKDRLIQARPSITTVGQVMLKDPIATTPGKSLTVALRQMHDKRVDSLLVTDEAGILKGVIGIEDVDYNFNSATSVGDIMKTDLFYVQSNSLIRDTVERILKRGLKNIPVVDEQHRLVGIVTRATLVDIVYDALWGDEDEDEAENNIHHGEDDAPAEGGEQA
- a CDS encoding ABC transporter permease, whose translation is MITFLQNYGMQLLVKTWQHLYISAFSLFLGIIVAVPIGILLTRVKPIANVVMSIASMLQTIPAIALLALMIPFFGIGAIPAIIALFIYSLLPILRNTYLGLEDVDPALIDAAKGMGMTGWQSIVKVELPMAAPVIMAGIRLSATYVIAWAALASYIGAGGLGDFIFNGLNLYRTDLILGGSIPVIILALIVDWLLGKLEAAVTPRTTQA
- a CDS encoding osmoprotectant ABC transporter substrate-binding protein translates to MKKIKKWLLGVFATVASALLLAGCGFPGLSGTSSDTIRIASQNTTEQQIMAYMIQDMIKHYSNLNTTIINNLGSGTVSFNALKNDQADISAIRYTGTDLTTILGEKMDRSNIKSIDQKVRSQFNSKYQMTYFPSYGFADTYAFMVTKATAKKYHLNTVSDMKKVASKLTVGLDQIWTERKGDGYPAFKKLYGFQFGKTYPMQIGLVYDALESGKMDAILGYSTDGRIGSYDLKILKDDKNFFPPYNASAVATNKILKAHPKLKPILNRLNGKISLKTMQNLNYQVDNNLVEPEVVAKQFLEKHNYFEGSDK